A genomic window from Fundulus heteroclitus isolate FHET01 unplaced genomic scaffold, MU-UCD_Fhet_4.1 scaffold_121, whole genome shotgun sequence includes:
- the mesd gene encoding LRP chaperone MESD yields the protein MASQCKLAFKVIVICTCLLYILAANSAGKPKKKKDIRDYNDADMARLLEQWEKDDDIEEGDLPEHRRSPPPVDFSKVDPSKPEDLLKISKKGRTLMVFATVSGDPTEKETEEITGLWQGSLFNANYDIQRFVVGSNRVIFMLRDGSLAWEVKDFLVAQQRCADVTVEGQVFPGKATEKDKTNDTMPNEILKKKGRKKESKAPDVNRNDASNLKLEL from the exons ATGGCATCTCAGTGCAAGTTGGCGTTTAAAGTCATTGTGATTTGCACATGCTTGCTCTATATATTAGCTGCAAATAGTGCAGGTAagccaaagaaaaagaaggacaTTCGAGACTACAATGATGCGGACATGGCGCGGCTCCTGGAGCAGTGGGAG AAGGATGATGATATTGAAGAAGGGGACCTTCCTGAGCACAGGCGCTCTCCTCCGCCTGTGGATTTCTCAAAGGTGGATCCCTCCAAGCCAGAGGACCTCCTCAAGATATCAAAGAAAGGCAGAACTTTGATGGTCTTTGCAACAGTGTCGGGAGATCCTACCGAGAAGGAGACTGAGGAGATCACTGGCTTGTGGCAGGGAAGCCTCTTCAATGCCAACTATGACATTCAGAG ATTTGTGGTGGGCTCAAATAGGGTAATCTTCATGCTGCGAGATGGCAGTTTGGCTTGGGAAGTCAAAGACTTCCTTGTGGCCCAGCAACGGTGTGCAGACGTTACAGTGGAGGGACAAGTGTTTCCAGGGAAAGCTACTGAGAAGGACAAAACAAACGACACCATGCCGAATGAAATCCTcaagaaaaaaggcagaaaaaaagagagcaaagcGCCAGATGTGAACAGAAACGATGCCAGCAATCTCAAGCTGGAGCTGTAA